Proteins encoded together in one Carassius auratus strain Wakin chromosome 32, ASM336829v1, whole genome shotgun sequence window:
- the LOC113051366 gene encoding zinc finger protein 280C-like isoform X2, with protein sequence MSELFMECEEEELEPWQKAIPEINLIDLDDDDDDEPIFVGEICSSKPAPNKRQGAVNQQNQSNFPVQKLSTLASSQNSPQVLSNPARVATGHTVMVRGSAPSGGNPILIPLNTTLGPQTAPQPIIINNQGYVVASPQTLNSNTSFISSLGSQYPPGTTFRVVPAPGQQIVPQVIAASKQGVIHRPQVQHIQDNVVTLSNVQAPANLSPQSQTTSGFRSTTGIVPATLAKRKTVSLPAMNSRDNGKMINDTNNIGSKGAGENDFPFTKKCPRCQNAFAFQPLKNHMKLCCPELLDSVFPSTSKPDNQASALKVYESDKGKLIMLVSDFYYGKCEGDPSLIPKFKSNTTFKCNSCLKMLKNNIRFMNHMKHHLELEKQNSESWESHTTCQHCYRQYSTPFQLQCHIESAHSPFESTSNCKICELAFETEQVLLEHMRDNHKPGEMPYACQVCNYRSSFFTDVDNHFRTVHENTKDLLCPFCLKVLRSGHMYMQHYMRHQKKGIQRCGKCRLNFLTYKEKVEHKTHFHRTYRKPRKLDGLPPGTKVTIRASVSGAPMSSEASSKSYIIPTSPETTKQPVKTPANTTKPNVNGGKTKTTNQFSWSPSIQNNELKRLKLPRRGRNRCVECLSEVKDPYVHYPLSLRCNICKFRSSCQKAFRQHMVRFHSGSSKERFGKVRKPPRGLRSLTLVCLKCDFLADASGADQMTEHLLNRPSHSCQAILEPVTNGGSEMNRSPETHDDSKQLNTEARDETEPIQISDVEAIPNKNNITEDGSEVLGAEKCDPDEVKDDTVEAATNDVSVEESHKSLPSEAPVSALSALTDECGVTPTDFLCKTNETEAMRTESQLEPLTPSEVLEDEATEDSQVEMNG encoded by the exons ATGTCTGAGCTGTTTATGGAGTGTGAAGAGGAGGAGTTGGAGCCGTGGCAGAAGGCAATACCAGAAATCAATCTGATCGATcttgatgacgatgatgatgatgagccaATATTTGTCGGTGAAATCTGTAGCTCTAAGCCTGCACCCAACAAAAGACAAG GTGCTGTTAACCAACAGAACCAGAGTAATTTCCCGGTTCAAAAACTGTCTACGTTGGCATCATCACAAAATTCTCCGCAAGTGCTATCAAACCCTGCTAGGGTAGCTACAGGTCATACAGTCATGGTGCGAGGCTCTGCCCCGTCAGGAGGAAATCCTATCCTCATCCCTCTCAACACAACTCTAGGACCTCAGACAGCCCCTCAACCCATAATTATTAACAATCAG GGTTACGTTGTGGCATCACCACAGACTCTCAACAGCAACACCTCGTTCATCAGCTCTCTGGGCTCACAGTATCCACCAGGAACCACTTTCAGGGTTGTGCCAG CACCAGGTCAGCAGATAGTGCCGCAAGTCATTGCTGCTTCAAAGCAGGGGGTCATCCATAGGCCTCAAGTGCAGCATATCCAGGACAATGTGGTGACCTTGTCCAATGTGCAAGCCCCGGCTAACCTTTCTCCTCAGTCCCAAACTACTTCAGGATTTCGAAGCACAACAGGCATTGTCCCAGCAACACTAGCAAAAAGGAAAACTGTATCCCTGCCAGCTATGAACAGCAGAG ATAATGGCAAAATGATAAATGACACAAACAACATTGGGTCCAAAGGAG CTGGGGAAAATGATTTCCCCTTCACAAAGAAGTGTCCCAGGTGTCAGAATGCGTTTGCCTTTCAGCCTTTAAAAAATCATATGAAG CTGTGCTGTCCTGAATTGTTGGACTCTGTGTTCCCTTCAACATCGAAGCCTGACAATCAAGCCAGTGCGCTGAAAGTCTACGAGTCTGACAAAGGCAAACTCATCATGCTGGTTTCAGACTTCTACTACGGGAAATGTGAAGGGGATCCATCTCTGATTCCCAAATTCAAGTCCAACACCACGTTTAAGTGCAACAGCTGTTTAAAAATGCTCAAGAACAATATCAG GTTCATGAACCACATGAAACATCACCTGGAGTTGGAGAAGCAGAACAGTGAGAGCTGGGAGAGTCACACCACGTGTCAACATTGCTATCGGCAGTATTCAACTCCCTTTCAACTGCAGTGTCACATAGAAAGTGCTCACAGTCCTTTCGAGTCCACCA GCAATTGTAAAATATGCGAATTGGCTTTTGAGACGGAGCAAGTGCTTCTGGAGCACATGAGGGACAATCACAAACCTGGAGAGATGCCCTATGCCTGTCAG GTTTGCAACTACAGGTCCTCCTTCTTCACTGATGTGGATAACCATTTCCGCACAGTTCATGAAAACACTAAAGACCTGCTTTGTCCCTTTTGCCTGAAAGTGCTTCGCAGTGGCCATATGTACATGCAACACTACATGAGACATCAA AAAAAAGGGATTCAAAGGTGTGGAAAGTGCAGATTAAATTTCCTCACCTATAAGGAAAAAGTGGAACACAAAACTCACTTCCACCGAACCTACAGGAAGCCTAGAAAGCTTGACGGATTGCCTCCAGGAACCAAG gtgACGATTCGGGCCTCAGTTTCTGGTGCGCCTATGTCTTCCGAAGCTTCAAGCAAGTCCTACATCATACCCACAAGTCCTGAAACGACCAAACAGCCTGTTAAAACACCAGCAAACACAACCAAACCAAACGTAAATGGAGGAAAGACGAAGACCACAAACCAGTTCAGCTGGAGCCCGAGCATCCAAAACAATGAACTTAAAAGACTAAA ACTTCCGAGGAGAGGGAGAAATAGATGTGTTGAGTGTCTCTCAGAGGTTAAGGACCCTTACGTTCACTATCCTTTATCGCTGAGGTGCAATATATGCAAGTTCAGATCAAGTTGCCAGAAAGCCTTCCGACAGCATATGGTCAG GTTTCACAGCGGTTCTTCAAAAGAGCGCTTTGGGAAAGTGAGGAAGCCTCCACGCGGATTGCG GAGTCTAACACTGGTGTGTCTAAAGTGTGACTTTCTGGCTGATGCCTCTGGAGCTGACCAGATGACTGAACATTTGCTCAACAGGCCGTCCCACTCCTGCCAGGCCATCCTGGAGCCAG TTACCAATGGAGGATCAGAAATGAACAG GTCACCTGAGACCCACGATGACTCCAAACAACTAAATACTGAGGCTAGAGATGAGACCGAACCCATTCAGATCAGTGATGTAGAAGCTATACCAAACAAGAACAACATAACAGAGGATGGGTCTGAGGTTCTTGGAGCTGAAAAATGTGACCCAGACGAGGTAAAGGATGACACAGTGGAGGCTGCAACCAATGATGTGTCAGTAGAGGAGTCACACAAGAGCCTTCCCTCTGAGGCTCCCGTCAGCGCGCTTTCTGCCCTCACAGATGAATGTGGTGTAACTCCCACTGATTTTCTTTGTAAAACTAATGAAACCGAGGCGATGAGAACAGAATCTCAACTGGAACCTCTCACTCCATCCGAGGTCCTTGAGGACGAAGCCACTGAGGACTCGCAAGTGGAGATGAATGGTTAA
- the LOC113051366 gene encoding zinc finger protein 280C-like isoform X1 yields MSELFMECEEEELEPWQKAIPEINLIDLDDDDDDEPIFVGEICSSKPAPNKRQGAVNQQNQSNFPVQKLSTLASSQNSPQVLSNPARVATGHTVMVRGSAPSGGNPILIPLNTTLGPQTAPQPIIINNQGYVVASPQTLNSNTSFISSLGSQYPPGTTFRVVPAPGQQIVPQVIAASKQGVIHRPQVQHIQDNVVTLSNVQAPANLSPQSQTTSGFRSTTGIVPATLAKRKTVSLPAMNSRDNGKMINDTNNIGSKGGKLDMAGENDFPFTKKCPRCQNAFAFQPLKNHMKLCCPELLDSVFPSTSKPDNQASALKVYESDKGKLIMLVSDFYYGKCEGDPSLIPKFKSNTTFKCNSCLKMLKNNIRFMNHMKHHLELEKQNSESWESHTTCQHCYRQYSTPFQLQCHIESAHSPFESTSNCKICELAFETEQVLLEHMRDNHKPGEMPYACQVCNYRSSFFTDVDNHFRTVHENTKDLLCPFCLKVLRSGHMYMQHYMRHQKKGIQRCGKCRLNFLTYKEKVEHKTHFHRTYRKPRKLDGLPPGTKVTIRASVSGAPMSSEASSKSYIIPTSPETTKQPVKTPANTTKPNVNGGKTKTTNQFSWSPSIQNNELKRLKLPRRGRNRCVECLSEVKDPYVHYPLSLRCNICKFRSSCQKAFRQHMVRFHSGSSKERFGKVRKPPRGLRSLTLVCLKCDFLADASGADQMTEHLLNRPSHSCQAILEPVTNGGSEMNRSPETHDDSKQLNTEARDETEPIQISDVEAIPNKNNITEDGSEVLGAEKCDPDEVKDDTVEAATNDVSVEESHKSLPSEAPVSALSALTDECGVTPTDFLCKTNETEAMRTESQLEPLTPSEVLEDEATEDSQVEMNG; encoded by the exons ATGTCTGAGCTGTTTATGGAGTGTGAAGAGGAGGAGTTGGAGCCGTGGCAGAAGGCAATACCAGAAATCAATCTGATCGATcttgatgacgatgatgatgatgagccaATATTTGTCGGTGAAATCTGTAGCTCTAAGCCTGCACCCAACAAAAGACAAG GTGCTGTTAACCAACAGAACCAGAGTAATTTCCCGGTTCAAAAACTGTCTACGTTGGCATCATCACAAAATTCTCCGCAAGTGCTATCAAACCCTGCTAGGGTAGCTACAGGTCATACAGTCATGGTGCGAGGCTCTGCCCCGTCAGGAGGAAATCCTATCCTCATCCCTCTCAACACAACTCTAGGACCTCAGACAGCCCCTCAACCCATAATTATTAACAATCAG GGTTACGTTGTGGCATCACCACAGACTCTCAACAGCAACACCTCGTTCATCAGCTCTCTGGGCTCACAGTATCCACCAGGAACCACTTTCAGGGTTGTGCCAG CACCAGGTCAGCAGATAGTGCCGCAAGTCATTGCTGCTTCAAAGCAGGGGGTCATCCATAGGCCTCAAGTGCAGCATATCCAGGACAATGTGGTGACCTTGTCCAATGTGCAAGCCCCGGCTAACCTTTCTCCTCAGTCCCAAACTACTTCAGGATTTCGAAGCACAACAGGCATTGTCCCAGCAACACTAGCAAAAAGGAAAACTGTATCCCTGCCAGCTATGAACAGCAGAG ATAATGGCAAAATGATAAATGACACAAACAACATTGGGTCCAAAGGAGGTAAGCTTGACATGG CTGGGGAAAATGATTTCCCCTTCACAAAGAAGTGTCCCAGGTGTCAGAATGCGTTTGCCTTTCAGCCTTTAAAAAATCATATGAAG CTGTGCTGTCCTGAATTGTTGGACTCTGTGTTCCCTTCAACATCGAAGCCTGACAATCAAGCCAGTGCGCTGAAAGTCTACGAGTCTGACAAAGGCAAACTCATCATGCTGGTTTCAGACTTCTACTACGGGAAATGTGAAGGGGATCCATCTCTGATTCCCAAATTCAAGTCCAACACCACGTTTAAGTGCAACAGCTGTTTAAAAATGCTCAAGAACAATATCAG GTTCATGAACCACATGAAACATCACCTGGAGTTGGAGAAGCAGAACAGTGAGAGCTGGGAGAGTCACACCACGTGTCAACATTGCTATCGGCAGTATTCAACTCCCTTTCAACTGCAGTGTCACATAGAAAGTGCTCACAGTCCTTTCGAGTCCACCA GCAATTGTAAAATATGCGAATTGGCTTTTGAGACGGAGCAAGTGCTTCTGGAGCACATGAGGGACAATCACAAACCTGGAGAGATGCCCTATGCCTGTCAG GTTTGCAACTACAGGTCCTCCTTCTTCACTGATGTGGATAACCATTTCCGCACAGTTCATGAAAACACTAAAGACCTGCTTTGTCCCTTTTGCCTGAAAGTGCTTCGCAGTGGCCATATGTACATGCAACACTACATGAGACATCAA AAAAAAGGGATTCAAAGGTGTGGAAAGTGCAGATTAAATTTCCTCACCTATAAGGAAAAAGTGGAACACAAAACTCACTTCCACCGAACCTACAGGAAGCCTAGAAAGCTTGACGGATTGCCTCCAGGAACCAAG gtgACGATTCGGGCCTCAGTTTCTGGTGCGCCTATGTCTTCCGAAGCTTCAAGCAAGTCCTACATCATACCCACAAGTCCTGAAACGACCAAACAGCCTGTTAAAACACCAGCAAACACAACCAAACCAAACGTAAATGGAGGAAAGACGAAGACCACAAACCAGTTCAGCTGGAGCCCGAGCATCCAAAACAATGAACTTAAAAGACTAAA ACTTCCGAGGAGAGGGAGAAATAGATGTGTTGAGTGTCTCTCAGAGGTTAAGGACCCTTACGTTCACTATCCTTTATCGCTGAGGTGCAATATATGCAAGTTCAGATCAAGTTGCCAGAAAGCCTTCCGACAGCATATGGTCAG GTTTCACAGCGGTTCTTCAAAAGAGCGCTTTGGGAAAGTGAGGAAGCCTCCACGCGGATTGCG GAGTCTAACACTGGTGTGTCTAAAGTGTGACTTTCTGGCTGATGCCTCTGGAGCTGACCAGATGACTGAACATTTGCTCAACAGGCCGTCCCACTCCTGCCAGGCCATCCTGGAGCCAG TTACCAATGGAGGATCAGAAATGAACAG GTCACCTGAGACCCACGATGACTCCAAACAACTAAATACTGAGGCTAGAGATGAGACCGAACCCATTCAGATCAGTGATGTAGAAGCTATACCAAACAAGAACAACATAACAGAGGATGGGTCTGAGGTTCTTGGAGCTGAAAAATGTGACCCAGACGAGGTAAAGGATGACACAGTGGAGGCTGCAACCAATGATGTGTCAGTAGAGGAGTCACACAAGAGCCTTCCCTCTGAGGCTCCCGTCAGCGCGCTTTCTGCCCTCACAGATGAATGTGGTGTAACTCCCACTGATTTTCTTTGTAAAACTAATGAAACCGAGGCGATGAGAACAGAATCTCAACTGGAACCTCTCACTCCATCCGAGGTCCTTGAGGACGAAGCCACTGAGGACTCGCAAGTGGAGATGAATGGTTAA